The Populus trichocarpa isolate Nisqually-1 chromosome 11, P.trichocarpa_v4.1, whole genome shotgun sequence genome has a segment encoding these proteins:
- the LOC7471882 gene encoding 40S ribosomal protein S9-2, translating to MVHVNFYRNYGKTFKKPRRPYEKERLDAELKLVGEYGLRAKRELWRVQYALSRIRNAARMLLTLDEKNPRRIFEGEALLRRMNRYGLLEENQNKLDYVLALTVESFLERRLQTLVFKAGMAKSIHHARVLIKQRHIRVGRQAVNIPSFMVRVDSQKHIDFSLTSPLGGGRPGRVKRKNQKAAAKKASGGDGDEEDEE from the exons ATGGTTCACGTCAATTTTTACAGAAACT ATGGGAAGACTTTCAAGAAGCCACGGCGTCCATATGAGAAGGAACGGTTGGACGCTGAGCTGAAACTTGTTGGAGAGTATGGGCTCCGTGCTAAGAGGGAGTTATGGAGGGTTCAATATGCCCTGAGCCGCATCCGTAATGCTGCAAGAATGCTTCTCACCCTGGATGAGAAGAATCCACGACGAATATTTGAAGGTGAAGCCCTTCTCCGCAGGATGAACAGGTATGGTCTTCTGGAGGAGAACCAGAACAAGCTTGATTATGTCCTGGCCCTCACTGTTGAGAGCTTCCTTGAGCGTCGCCTCCAGACCCTTGTGTTCAAGGCTGGCATGGCAAAGTCTATTCACCATGCTCGCGTGCTCATCAAGCAGAGGCACATTAg gGTTGGAAGGCAGGCTGTTAACATTCCATCTTTTATGGTGAGGGTTGACTCCCAGAAACACATTGATTTCTCTCTGACAAGTCCACTTGGAGGTGGCCGTCCTGGAAGAGTGAAGAGAAAGAATCAGAAGGCTGCTGCCAAGAAGGCTTCTGGTGGAGATGGTGATGAAGAGGATGAGGAATAA